The Verrucomicrobiia bacterium genome segment GCCCATTCGCTCTCCTCCCGCACGTCCACGAGCAGGGCCGCCGGATTCGCGGCAAGCCGCTGGCGGGCCTCCTCCGGGCGGATCTCCCGGATGCCGGACCGCGCCGCCTCAACCAATTTCAAAAACCCGGGAGCATGTTGCACGTTGGGACCATGACTTGCCCCGCAACGCCTGCCAACCCCACACTCTCCGCATGGATGTGGTCAACCTCGATGAAGCCCCCGCCTTCGTCACCAAGGACGGCTCGGAGATCCGCGAGCTGCTGGCGCATCGCAACTCGGTGATCCGGAACCAGAGCCTCGCCGAGGCCCGGCTGTTGCCGGGCCAGGCCACCGAGGAGCATTACCACGCCCGCACGGAGGAGATTTACTACGTCACCGAAGGGACTGGACGCCTCCGCCTCGGCGAGGAGCTTCGGGACGTGCGGACGGGCGACGCGGTTGCCATCCCCCCGGGGCAACGCCACAAACTGTGGAATACCGGGACCGGAATCCTCCGCATCCTCTGCTGTTGCGCCCCGGCCTACGAGCACAGCGACACCTTCCTGACCGGCTGATCCCATGAAACCCACCGTCATCCGGCTCTTCATCAAACCCGGCTGCCCCTGGTGCGACGAAGCCCTCGAGTGGTTTGCCCAGCATGGCATCCGGCATGAGACGCTGGACGTCCTCCGCGATGGCGCTGCGCGGGCGGAGATGCGGTCGCTGACCGGTCAGACGCTCGCGCCGTCCCTGGAAGTGGACGGTGAAGTGCTTGCCGATTTCGGCACCGACGAACTCGAGGCCTGGTGGACGGAACACGACTTCGAGCCCCGGGTTTCGGGCCGCTGACCCCGTGCATCCGATCAGTTGCCGGACGCGGCCGGCCATCGGAGGTGCCGGTGGAGGAACTCGAATGTCCCCCGGCCGTAAATGGAATGGGGACCGTCGAAGTACTCAATGACGGCACGGTCCGGGTGCCCAAGCTTCACATAGTGCCGGCGCGTCTTCGCGAATTCATACGCCACCCATTCATCCGGCGCCACACCGTCGTCATGGCCGCGTTCCACCATGAACGGCCGTGGAAAAATCAGCCAGGACATCTCGGCATAGTTGAAGGTGTTCCCCAGATTCCATTCCGGCATGTCGTATTCCGGAGTCCACAGGTAGCTGTACGGAGAGCGCGCCGAAACATTCTTCCAGATCCACTCATTATAGTCCGCAGAGCAGATGCTGAGGCAGTAGCGGTCCACGAGAACTGGCACCCGCATGGCCGTCTTGCCCCCGTAGCTCAGACCGTAAAAGGCGATCCGGTCCGGATCGGTGAACGGCTGCGCCGCCAGCCACTCCGTGATCACCTCGTGCTGGCGGACCACAAACGACCAGAGCGTCAGCCCCAAGGGCTGGGCCTGCCGCAGAACCTGACGGAACCGCGTGCCGCCGATGTACGGATTTTGTGGCGCGAAGGTGATGAACCCCCGCTCGGCCAATCGCAGTCCGTACTGATGGTAGAAGGGACTCGCAATCGCGGGGTCGGAAATGTCGCTCGGACGCCCCTCCAGTCCGTGCTGACAAACCACCACCGGACGTCGTTCGCCCGGCTTCAGACCCGCAGGCAGGCAGAGAATGCCGAACGCCATGACGTCCGGATGGACATCAAGGACGACCTCATAGCGC includes the following:
- a CDS encoding glutaredoxin family protein; translated protein: MKPTVIRLFIKPGCPWCDEALEWFAQHGIRHETLDVLRDGAARAEMRSLTGQTLAPSLEVDGEVLADFGTDELEAWWTEHDFEPRVSGR
- a CDS encoding cupin domain-containing protein yields the protein MDVVNLDEAPAFVTKDGSEIRELLAHRNSVIRNQSLAEARLLPGQATEEHYHARTEEIYYVTEGTGRLRLGEELRDVRTGDAVAIPPGQRHKLWNTGTGILRILCCCAPAYEHSDTFLTG